Sequence from the Castanea sativa cultivar Marrone di Chiusa Pesio chromosome 12, ASM4071231v1 genome:
cgagtgatttatggcatgaattaatggctgattgactttctatctctatatcagttaagactgattttttcctattttgaatCTGCTAATTTCataccaaatcaacttttatttagggttttattatttagtacgttttttttggtattttctttgtttttaggtgcatttaatgctttttaggtcaaaatctgattcctgatatggtaaggtatcaattaggagttattttagaatatattttcttgtctgtcaagttttatggagcccttaaataggctctgaagtttgtaaacgtttttgataatattattgaataaaaatcagaaaatgtgaggctttgctcttcttttggttcttcaagaactgtgaacttatcagggattcttccttgtggcattcaaactttatacctttggttcgtgattctttataatcattgggtcaaggtcaacttatacatttggttcgtgtttctcttataaacgttgggtcagggtttctatcaaaaatctaaattttagctttcttgggcaagtattccaatatttttgttgggtctcaaagcatgtcgattgaggttcgcatcattaataaaaccctaaataaaagttgatttggtctgaaattagcagatccaaaataggaaaaaatctgccttaactgatatagagctagaaagtcaatcagccattaattcatgccataaatcactcgcaattaagccagattagccctaaatagcttgaattaaatttattacgttttcagcttcctttgggccaagcttggaatgtcctgcgttagaatcagcccaaatctcttgaatcagcccattaagtgcttctttgatcttcttggatcttgctcttgtaataggcccaactggaatatgcaatggatccttgaatgcttgttgattctcatcacaatatggctgaagcttctacttctcaacctaactcgaaaggcaagggtaaaaaagaagaagaaggacttcgcCAAGCaaaatggtaaacaaattgtcttaatagttgccaacaaaggaaagaaaaccaaaggaaagtatTTCTATTGTAGTGAGAAacgacattggaagaggaattgtccaatatttaaagctgccaagaataagggtatgaaaagttcattccttcttgaaatatgtttggtacagaatcctacgaattcttggtgtgtggattcatgTTATACTAATCATATATGCAATTATTTGCAGGGGTTCAAAGAGACCaaaaagctgaatgaaggggaattgtttcttatttTGGTTGATGGGAGCAATATTCCAGTAGTAGctattggagtgtttaatttatgttttgaatctagggttttaatattagaagactgtttgtatgtacctaatgttcgtaggaatttaatttctgcaacttatttaggtaaacatggatattgtgttatcctgaaagacaatgttataataaagaaggataaaatgtttatctgttctggtaATATTGTAGatagtctttatattttaactccggataagcatgaattatacaattttgaattagataacaactttcatgtaaaatcattaaagagaaagtttccttctactaatgatgcatatcGTTTATGTCATATTCATCCAAATAGAATTTAAAGACTGATCAAAGATGGCCTCTTagagcccatggactttgatggatttccagtttgtgaatcttgtttggagggtaaaatgaccaaacgaccttttaatgtaaaaagtagaaaatcctaagagttgcttgaattagttcatataGATGTATGCGGTCCTATATCAACCCAAGGAAAAAGGAGGTTATAagtatgtgtacctaatgaaacagaagtccgaaacttttgaaaaattcaaagagtttagggctgaagttgagaatcaactgagtaaacgcataaaggccatttaGTGTGGAAGAAATGAAAGCAGCGGTGTTCCAAATGGGACCAATAAAGGCTCCTAGACCAAACGGTATGAATGCTCTCTTTTATCAAAAATTCTGGCATATTGTTGGGGATGATGTGATTAATGCAGTGTTAGAATTTTTGAATTCTGGAAATATGATACCTGATGTAAATGTAACTCAAATTGTTCTCATTCCAAAGATTAAGTCCTCAGAAAAAATTTCGGATTTTAGACCAATCAGTTTGTGTAATGTTATCTACAAAACTATATCAAAGGTTTTAGCAAACAAATTGAAGCAAATACTTCCCCAATTGATCTCTCCCACTCAGAGTGCCTTTGTCCCTGGTCGCCTCATCACTGATAATATCTTGGTGGCCTATTAAGCACTTCATGCTATGCACGGCTGCAAGAAAGGCAAAACGTGCTCCCTTGCTTTCAAGCTGGATGTCAGTAAGGCTTATGACCGGGTGGAGTGGGTCTTCTTGAAAGGTATTATGACTAAATTGGGTTTTCCTCAATTTTGGAGAGACTGGGTAATGAGTTGTATTTCCACCCCTTCATTTTCTATGCGTATCAATGGTAAATCATATGGTAACATCAAACCCTCTAGAAGGCTCCGTCAAGGAGACCCATTATCTCCTTATTTGTTTCTTCTATGTGCAGAAGGGTTTACATCACTATTAGCAAAAGCTAAGTTGGAGGATAGGCTACATGGGGTGACCATATGCCAAAGAGCACCTAGCATATCACATCTACTCTTTGCAGatgacttattattattttgctgaGCTAACAGGGAAGAGGTACACATGATTATGGAGATTTTGCAGCTGTATGCCTCGGCCTCTGGTCAATGCATAAATCTAGAAAAATCATCAGTATTTTTTAGCAGTAACACAAATGCAAGGCAAAGGAATTGGATAAAAAACAAGCTGGAGGTAAAGGAGGTTGATAGATTTGAATCATACTTGGGCCTACCAACTCTGATTGGTCGTTCAAGATACCAAACTTTCTCCTTCCTTAAGGATAGAGTTTGGAAAAAATTGCAGGGTTGGAAGGGTAAATTATTATCTAAAGGGGGGAAGGAGGTGATTATAAAAGCTGTGGCTCAATCCATTCTTACATACACTATGGGTGTTTTTCAATTGCCAATAAAGCTTTGCAATTAGCTAAATGCCATGTGTGCAAGATTTTGGTAGGGTCAAGTGGGCAATGAAAGGAAGATTCATTGGAAAAACTGGGAATCGTTGTCTAAACCAAAGAAGGAAGGAGGGATGGGATTTAGAGACATCCGGAGTTTTAATTTGGCAATACTAGCAAAACAAGGATGGAGGTTGATGCAGGCAAAAGATTCATTGCTTTATGGGTGCTTTAAAGCAAAATACTTCCCAAGATGCAGCTTCTTGGAGGCAGTGGAGACTCCAAATTGCTCATTTGTTTGGAGAAGTATAATGGCAGCCCAAGAGATTTTAAAGCAAGGATGTTGCTGGAGAGTTGGAAATGGTTCAGCCATTCAGGTTACTAAAGATAAGTGGATCCCTAATCATCCAATGAATATGGTGATTCATCCACCCCGAGAAGATGAATGGGAGTGGCGTTTTCCTGCCTAATCGGCAAGGCTTGAGGGGCTAAATCCTGAAGCTATAAGTCCTGAATGTCCGAAGGCTTCACTCGATGAGGGAcgtattctttctttttttgcccTATTCGTTCGAAGGTAAGTCAACTATGTGCCTTAAGGTTCTCCCCCAACTTAGCATCGATGAATTAGGCAGGTAATGGATTTTGGAGTAGGCAGAGTTGTAAGGTAAttaatctctctttctttgttagTAGTAGTTCGAGGTTCATCGACTCTGGTTCCGTTAGGCTTATCTCGACTTTTCCTGGATATGGGTAGTCTTTTTTCTGTTGAAGGTGTATCTTTCCCCGTAGTCAAAGTGTTATTTGTCAATCTTCATTTTCATTAGTGAAACTGGCAAAAGGGAGGAAGTCAAGGCCGAAGCGTGATTCGATCAGTAAAAAAAGTACGAGCGTATGGACAAGAGGTGGTAGAGCTTATTGATTGGACAACTCGAACATGGGATAGAAATTTGGTCGAGACAATGTTTCATAGAGATGATGCAGAGGCCATTCTTCAAATCTTGTTGAGCAGAAGATATACTGATGATACTCTGTTTTGGCTACACAACAAGAAAGGGAAGTACACAGTTAAATCTGGATATCATGTTGCAAGACAGATTTGGAGGGAATCACAATCACAAGGGGAGTGCTCTACGAGTACAAGGGTCAGTCCGGTTTGGGGCAAAATATGGAAACTCCACATCCCAAATAAGATAAAAGTGTTTGGTTGGCGTGCTTGTCGGAACATTCTCCCAACCCGCAATAATTTAGCTCGAAGACATATAGTTGAAGACAACACATGTGAGTTGTGCAAGAGAGCAAAAGAATATGTACTACATGTCTTGTGGGAATGCAGCATTGCAATGGATGTGTGGGCTGGGAGTACGAGGAGTTTACAAAAAAGTATGAGTGTCCAAACTAACTTTCGGCAGCTAGTGGAAGCCATGACACGAAAATTGCCAGTGGAGGAAGTTGAACTGTTCCTAGTGCAAGCCTGGATGATATGGACCCAACGGAATGTGGTTACAAATGAAGGCACATTGCAAGATCCATCTCAGCTAGTGAAACGAGCCTCTGTTTTTCTGGACGAATTCAGAGCATCCCAGGAGCAGCTGGCTGTACCGAATCCAGTAGTGAGGGGGGCGAGATGGGTTCCACCACCTGGAAACTGTTTCAAACTAAATTTTGATGGGGCTATCTTTCAGGATCTACAAGCTTCTGGATCTTGGGCAATAATCTAGAATGCCAATGGAGAAGTGATGGCGTCAATCTCAGCCAGAGGACCACCAGTTTTTGATAGTGAGGAGGCAGAAATATTAGCTTGCcgaaaatttttagaatttgcAGTAGACGTGGGTTTCAGGGATTTAATTGTTGAGGCAGACAATATGGCGGTCATGACCTCCATTACAAGCTTTCAAACTATGTCATCCTCTTGGCCGGGACACCTGTATGGAGACGTTAATTGTATTGCAGCAGGGTTTAGGCAATATAACTATGAATTGTGTTCCCCGAATAGTCAATATAGTAGCTCATGCATTAGCTAGATATGTTAGAAACATTGAGGATGAGTTGGTTTGGTTGGAGGATTCCCCTCCGCCTACCTTGGAAGCGTTGTATTTTGACTCTTCATAATAATCAATGAAGTTTGCCTTtggtttaaaatatatatatatatatatatatatatatatatatatatatatatatatatatatcaacatatcaactagaaatctccatttccatgatcaagatgaATCATCTTAGTCAATATGTTATAGTATTCGTAGATGAAattctcaatttcatcaccgattacgaactaaaattctgagtttacaaaaaacttgtgatttatatgtcttctgtgactaaatcacatattatgcatctaaagaactatatgataatgtccaaatattcatgttaccattatttaagataataataaaacaattttattactaataacaaaatgTCATACATAACGCCATACattacatcatataataggatttcaGGGCACTTATCTTAAcaaatatcacatttttatttaccaaCAATCAATCaccacatcaataatttgtaaaaaaaattgtgaaaaaagtttgtatctctaacaTTACTCAAAATAAATAGGCTAAATTATCAAGTTTGTCcttatcttttaagtatataaTGTTAATTTGGTCTTTAACATTTTCAGTGTCAGTATCAATTTAGTTCATGGCATTACTCATTTCATGGAAAAAAGTGATGTAtcaaccaaaataataaaagctgatttcgggtgaaaatattaatttgggtTTGTTTATAAATCTACCTTATAATTAGCCGATGGTgtgatataataaaaaaaagaaaaaaaattgcagcatTATTATATTTGACTAATACCAAAAAGGTTGGgcattaaaatgataaaattattattcGAATTCACCAAGGCccaaattttgtaattttcccaaaagtaaataaattggggttttgttttgggaggGTTTTTGTTTCCAGAGCATCCAAATCCAGAAACTGAGGGCGAGTGTAGACGAGACGATAGAAAACGCGAGTCTGCGAAGCTAATTCATGGGTTCTGTAGACGAAGTTAGCAACAACAACGGATTCGGATGCTCACCCGAAATGGAGAAATTCCTCTGTGAACGGTTGGGCGACCTGACCCAGCCGATTTCGGAGCGCTTCAGAGTCCTCTTCTCTCTCCGTAATCTTAAAGGCCCCGCTCCTCGCAACGCCCTTATCCGAGGTTAGTGTCTCAAATACTTGTGTTCTTTTCGGATTTTGCTTCAATTGGGTTTGCttagtatatgatatgataatGAACTTAAGAgttatttgtttctttatttttatgctGATGTATAGAATTGTATTGGTTTTACACAATAGCTATCTATGTATGTGTGTTTGAACTTTAACCCCATTTTACAGCTACAAGAGATTCATCAAATTTGTTAGCACATGAGGCTGCATTTGCATTGGGTCAAATGCAAGATGCCGATGCTATCCCGGCTTTGATAGCACTACTCAATGATCTCTCTTTGCATCCCATTGTTCGCCACGAAGTAAATTCCAACTCTTTcctttttgaattttgagtcAAAGTTACGttccccaattaaattcaaacacatagaTAGCTACATCAAATTTTAAGCGGGGAATTAATGTACCTAAGTTATTTCTAAAGTGTGTAATCTTATTATAATTGTGTAGGCGGCGGAAGCATTGGGTGCAATTGGGTTGGAGAGTAATGTTCTTGTTTTGAAGAATAGTTTGGTCTCGGACCCGGCTCAGGAGGTGCGGGAAACATGTGAATTGGCTCTCAATCGAATTGAACAATTAAAGGGTGATGGCGGAAATGGTGAATCTTCCATGGAAGGAAGATCACCTTTTATGTCAGTTGATCCCGCTGCACCagcttcttcttgttcttccgTTGATCAACTAAGGTTTGTTTCATTGTTGGCTATGGCTAGAAGTATTTTTACTTGTGCCTTTTGTGTTAGGTTTATGAATTGGCTCTAATTAACTTCAGGGAAGTACTTCTGGATGAAGAAAAAGGCATGTATGAGAGGTATGCAGCTCTCTTCGCACTTCGAAATCATGGTGGAGATGACGCTGTTTCTGCAATAATTGATTCTTTGCATTCAAAAAGTGCTCTACTGAAACATGAGGTTTGTTTAGTATCCTCTTATCttttattgatttgatttgtgTGATGAAAATGTTAATAGTTACATTTGGTTTCTGGTAATGTTAGTGTTTCTTACATCTATACGGTTAATTTCCATATGGTGTTCTTTTACAGTATGGCTTTAAGAAATGTGTTAATCTTAGCTACTTAAAATGGCAATAAGAAGCTTCTTATTGAAGATGATGTGAAAATTGTAATTAACAATTTAGGTCTACACTCCTTTGAAAATTTAAGCACTGCTGAGGATTCTTGTCATTTATGATAATAACTTCGAGGTCAATATTTTCACATATCGATGGGGAGGGTAATACCATAATACAGTTGCTgcgtttatttttttaaatctaaaatagGACAtcttattaaggaaaaaaaagtttggttaGATGATTTTTCCTGGAGAATTGATGAAGATTATTTATGAGGATTTACCGATTTTGTGACAAGTGCTGTACCCAAAGTCATTTGTCTCAACTTTTTCCTCTTTCGAAGtagaggaaagagaaaagagggGGTGGGGGGATTTATGCCTAGTCTGGCACAGAGTTGTTTACTGCCTGTCTGACATGAATCTGCTCCCACTTCTGTGtgtttcttcatttttgaaaagtttgtaaTGTTGCtatttactttaattttcaGGTGGCCTATGTATTGGGCCAACTGCAAAACAAAGCTGCTTCAGCTGCACTTTCCAATATACTCAGAGATTTGAATGAGCACGCCATGGTTAGACATGAAGCTGCTGAAGCTCTTGGTTCCATTGCAGGTATGACTACTTGATATTAATCCGTGAGAGTGCCATGTGACTTCTATTATCACAATGCTTTAAGAACTGGACATTTTTCAGAAACTAAGTAGGGCTTGTTTTTGGTTGAGCATTGTATCGAATACACCTGCATGTGTTTCCCATCAAAAAGTTTCCCTGATTTCAATCTAGTTGATtagttgttatatatatatatatatatatatatatatatatcaagaaaCAAGGTATGCCTGctctcaggaaaaaaaaaaagaagataaaaagagGTGTGTTAGTGTTGTAGAAGAGATGTTTTCTGGGTTGTTAACATGAAATGCTTGTACCGTTAGAGCAATGTGTAGTAATgattaaaaatgtataaaattgataaaggTCGGATGAGATTCGGGAAAGATGTGGAAATTGTTGACCTTTATGTAAGATTTAGAATTTGTTTCACGAaatatctttttcttatttgaatttAGAGTTCTTCTCTTGAAACACCAGGATTCACTATTCTTCTTGTGTCTGGAAATTCATGGCATATTTTAGCATCCTTCCTCATTTGTTCTCACTATCGTGCTAACCAGTTTAACAAGTGTTCCTATCACCAATCCTTTTCTGTTGGTGTCTACTCCTGCATCTTGCCAATATGCTAAGCCCCCCACTTCATCCATTTTACACAGTTCCTGGTGAGACACTAGAGGCACTCTATAGATTGTTATTGCTGAGGCAGCAGGTATAGCTGGGCCAGGAAACGTTTAGTGGCCCACTATTGGACCagttattttgataatatactTTGCGAGTGTGATATAGTATTAGTGTCACTTTTGGGTCATTTCATTAAGTTATTGTGTTTTGCACATTTGTAGATGACCAAAGTATAGCACTTCTTGAGGAATTTGCTAAGGACCCTGAGCCTATTGTCTCACAAAGTTGTGAAGTTGCTCTAAGCATGCTTGAGTTTGAAAGATCAGGAAAATCATTTGAGGTATACTCtctaaatttgaaatatatataaaacattggTCTATTTTCAAAAGTGACTGACAACTATTATCTGTGCAGTACCTTTTCATGCAAGCTCCCCTTGTGCATTAAACTATTCCAAATTTTGACAAAGTATGAGCTGCAATATGAAAAAGAATGAGCTAATGATGAGCAAGCATGAAGTTGGGAAGGAAATAAGTGAGGAAAGAAGTAGGAAAGTTAGAGAATTACACAATCTTGACCTCTGTTGCATTGTTTTGCTAATTTATGACCATACTCAGTGAACTGATCTGAGTTCGTAAGTGTATCACTACTCTATCTGGGACTCTATGTAAGAACATGCTTATGAACCTTCAATTGGTTTGTTGACAGTACTTTATAGCTTAATAGTGCTTTTGATTGTTTCTTGGGAGTTAAAGACACCATTCCTTGGCACTGTTGTTTCATCTCTTATAGACAGCGGATTGTAACCTTCTTAAggtcaaaagatttttttttttttttttaatggaaacgGTAAACAGAGGCTTTGATttagaaaatagttttaaaaaaattttatgagaaaagaaaaaaaaaagtaacaaaaagtTGCTACTTGTTTGACAGTTTTTATATTcctcataaaaattatattaaaaatttattaaaatggtTCATCAACAAATACTATAAAGGCACCCGATGCCTGTTAACTGGActctattattattagtaaagaaattttttgcaGAAGAGCTACCTCATGTGAATAAGCACATAAGTAGCTGAAGAAAAAGGTCTAAAGAATTTAAAAGAGTATTACAACGCGGTTCAAAAATTATCGTGAAATAGATGTTGTAGCAACCTATCTTTACTATGGTTTCTCATAATAAATAAAGGGCACCTATTGATAAATAAAACTTTATATTTACTAAATTTCTCTAAACTCTCTTATGCATAAACCAGCATCTCTGTCCATGTATGTTAGCAGATGGATTTTCCAAACTCTCTACTTTTACTTTTTCTGTCATGGTGATTTGGATGAGTTCTGGATgtattttttgttggtaaatttattttgttcttctGAGTGTTAATCTTGGTTAAGTTTTGTCCTTTTTGTTACCTAAGGCCATGGAGAGATGTTTGATTTTTGTATGTCCTTgtataaattcattttatttatgtGTATTTGGTATAGCAaacaaaaaagtagaaaaataaaaagtaaattgcCATTATGCTCttgtataaataattatataaacaaGTCTAGATATTCAACCTACACAAGTTTTTGATATAtgatcatttttctttaaaaattactaAGGGTGGATTCtattttagtgtaaaatattttccgggtgtaaaatattttcaggtgaaaatattttcggaaaaggaaaataatttctagtgtttggttacattttaaaaattatattagaaaataatttcaagtgtttggtaacattttgaaaatgcaaattttctacTAGTTTCTTACATTTTCTCAGCCATTTTCTCAGCAtctaaacaaattttattccagaaaatttcaaaatatacacTTAACACaactaaaaatcaaaataaaaatattgtgggagaggaagaaagagtgagaTCGGAGGGAGAAAGAGTGAGTGACAGAGAGATAGATCAAGATAGAGAGAGATCAGAGTGGATGGAGGACGGCGGCGGCCAGATCGGGTGGGTTTGGGGGTGGAGTGGAGTGGGCTAGTGGTCAGTGGCCGGTGGCGGCCAGATCGGCGACGTTGAGCAAGAGGGAGAGCAAAATCGGTGTGTCGAGGATGAGATCAGTTTTGGGTGGATCGGTCTTGGGTGATGACAATCTAGATGGCGGCGCCGATGAGCTTCCAGCGGCGACTATGGGTGCGATCTCACCGGTGCTGGGATGCAATCTCGGTGGTGCTTCAGGCGGCGCGATCTCGCCGATGTTGGGGTGCGACGAGACCGGTGCGATCTGGGATTGGGGCCGGTGCTGGGTGCGATGAGACCGGTGCTTCTGGTGTGATCTCCTtgctgtttctctctctctctcttctattttcctAGGGTGGAAaccatttgaaggtaaaataaaaccTGAAATGGTTTTATGGGTGAGGCAGGGTATTTTACAGTCAACGCGAAAAATGAATTCTGTTTGACCCAATTTTCTGTAGCTACCAAACACAAGGGttggtgtaaaataatttcctgAAATCATTTGAAGgcaaaacaaacgcagcctaagagtataaaattatacattcaatatccaaactttcaaaaaatatacacaatttatttaaaattggaAGTAATTATATACatttgtacataattttttttaaagaatgtacAGTTTTGTACATTAAAAgtacataatttttcaaagaaacGGAATTTTATATAACCAATATACACAattaaaatagatatatatacacacatgcaATTTatgtgtggatttttttttcacaaattattGAGAATGTAAAAGtctatatattgaaaatttgtatACATTGTTATGTAAAATTGTCTACATTCTTTGAAATTTGGTATACATTGAATGTAAATAATTCTGTAcattgtataaaaaattatgaacatGGAATATAAAGAATAGTATAgattctttgaaattttttattagttgaatatacaaaattatgtaCATTCTATGAAAAAGAGTGTAAATTGTTTGAACAAGAGTGTAAACTAAATTAACATAATCGTGTACattattagaaaattttgtttaaatataaaatagaaattaaagtaatataaattattataatgatATGTGTTTTGTAAAAGTCTGAGGAAGCTAACATGACACAATATGATGATGTCAATTCAAAAGTCACACTTGATTTTTGTAAatgctcattttttagaaaCCTAGCAGGAGGAGGAAGCCCAACAACGTGGGCAGAAGAAAGTGGGATGGAAATggaaaaagtttctctccaaactagtttggagagaagcccttcaaacttatcaaatattttcatagtgagtgtgaaatttgaaaatctaaccgttgaattgcatgttcttattatattattcatgcttgcaaaatttcaagaaaatcaaaaatcaattgttatgtaatcaaacaaatgttaaaatttcaagtttttgtaatctaaaattgtgtataaaaaataagttcattgatcaaatagtCAATAAAATctgatttgaacgaaatttgatatgcatgttaagaacataaggaacatgaaattcaacggttagattttcaaaatttacacctaaaaaaaagatatatgataagtttgaagggtttctctccaaactagtttggagagaaactttgttcgaTGGAAATACCATTAAGCCcaagtggcaggaataatggatcatgagtccataaaccaaacaaatggACCCTGAAGAAGTAAATAGGCCTGAGGAGGCTcggaaagaaagaaatagcaaacccatgggtagtatggatgtagaaaagtgagaatgggccacagCTGCCATAGTAGGCCCAGAGTAATGTAAGTAAAGAGAGTAAAGGGTAATGGAGAACCCATAAGCCCTAAAGATGAAGTATG
This genomic interval carries:
- the LOC142618463 gene encoding deoxyhypusine hydroxylase, whose amino-acid sequence is MGSVDEVSNNNGFGCSPEMEKFLCERLGDLTQPISERFRVLFSLRNLKGPAPRNALIRATRDSSNLLAHEAAFALGQMQDADAIPALIALLNDLSLHPIVRHEAAEALGAIGLESNVLVLKNSLVSDPAQEVRETCELALNRIEQLKGDGGNGESSMEGRSPFMSVDPAAPASSCSSVDQLREVLLDEEKGMYERYAALFALRNHGGDDAVSAIIDSLHSKSALLKHEVAYVLGQLQNKAASAALSNILRDLNEHAMVRHEAAEALGSIADDQSIALLEEFAKDPEPIVSQSCEVALSMLEFERSGKSFEYLFMQAPLVH